The DNA sequence AATTGAGTCGGTTTTGCAAAGTGGGAAAAACCGCCGGCAGCATGAAGGAGTCAAAAGGCAAAAAGAAAGCGCTCATTTACATTGTTTGCCGCATCGCCTATAATAGAATTAACACCTGGTGCTAAGAATAAATGATAATTGGGAGGATGAATGAATGGTCTTATCATTGGAAGGACGTACATATGTCGTGATGGGGGTGGCGAACAAACGAAGCATCGCCTGGGGCATTGCTCGTTCGCTTCATGCTGCCGGCGCTCGGTTGGTGTTTACGTATGCCGGCGAGCGGTTTGAAAAAGAGGTGCGGGCGCTGGTCGATACGCTTGGGGATGAACGCTCCCTTCTGCTGCCGTGCGATGTGGCAAAAGACGAAGACATTGTTCAATGTTTCGCGCAAATCAAAGAACAAGTCGGCGTCATCCACGGCGTCGCTCATTGCATCGCCTATGCCAATAAAGAAGACTTGAGCGGTGAGTATATGAATGTCAGCCGCGAAGGCTTTTTGCTCGCCCATAACATCAGTGCGTATTCGCTCACCGCGGTGGCTCGTGAAGCGAAAGAGCTGATGACGGAAGGCGGCAGCATCGTCACCCTTACGTACTTAGGCGGCGAGCGCGTCGTGCAAAACTACAACATTATGGGTGTGGCGAAAGCGTCGCTTGATGCGAGCGTGAAATATTTGGCGAACGATTTGGGCAAATACGGCATCCGCGTCAATGCCATTTCCGCTGGACCGATTCGCACACTGTCGGCCAAAGGGGTGAGCGATTTCAACTCGATTTTAAAGCAAATCGAAGAACGCGCTCCGCTCCGCCGGACGACGACGCAGGAAGAAGTCGGCGATGTGGCGCTGTTTTTGTTCAGCGACTTGTCGCGCGGCATCACCGGGGAAATTATTCACGTCGACTCGGGATACCACATTTTAGGATATTAAAAACGTGCGAGCAGCCGTTCCTGTTGATGGAGCGGCTGTTTTTTGCTTGACTTGGGCAATTATTGAGATCATGGGCATACATATATAAGGTAAGGCAAGCATGGAAAAGGGGGATCGACGTGCGGAAACAAAACGTTGTGGAGACGGAGCCATTGCTTTACATTGTGCAGCCAAAAGCGATGCGGGCGGCGGCGCATATGCAAGAAACGTTTATGTGGACTAGCCGAACGCAACAGGAAGAGGAAGGAAATTCCAACGATGAACGAGACGGCGAGGAGGAACCGACTGAATTTTTTGCCAAAAAAGAATTCCAGGCGATGGCGCTCGACGAACGGCTGGCCTTTTTGGCGGAGCTGCCCGGCCATTTGCCGCCGCTTAAATGTCAGTTTGTCACGCAGGAGCAAAGCTATGAAGGTGTGCTGAAGCAATGCACAGCGGATGAATTGGTGATCGCTGACGAGCGAGGGAACGAAACCGTTATCGGCCGCGCCGCACTTGTTTCCGTAACGATGATCGGATTTGTGCCATAACGGTTTCCCTTTCCCGCGTCGAAGCACAGCGTTGCCCGGATGCGGTGCATCGTCGGGAAAGGGATGGCCATAGTTCATGCCGCCCCCTCACTGTTGCAGGAGACATTCCCGTTTGGCTTGCGGTTTATTTTTTGAGGCTTGCCGCTTTTCTTGCTGACGATGGTCCATTTGCGCCCGGAAGGCTTGCAATTACAAAAGGCTTGTCATCATGTTTTGCTTGAGCCCGTTTGCGGTTCAAATGCGTTTTTGTCGCCGAGCCTGGCATCTGTCGGTTGCCGCTTGCAATAGTAAAAGGTTTCGAATGGCGGCCGGTTTGCACGTTCTGGGGGGGCAGGAGCGCCTTTTGCGCTTTCGGTTTGTGACGCCATCGCCTCTTTTTGTTTGGCGCTCTGTTGATCGTCTGCCAGTGAGGCGGCACGTTTTTTCTTCCGTTTTTCGTTTTTCACATTCGCTTTTTCTGTTTTGGGAGGCATTGTCCGCGCCGCTGTATTCTTTTTCGACCGTTCCGTTTCTTTTGGGTCCGTTTGAGGCGACACCGGTTGTCCGAATGCCTCTTCTGTTTGCAGTTCTGTTGTGAGAGCAGCTGTTGATTCGAATTCTTTGGCTTGCTCCCACACTTCCAATAACTCCGAAGCGACCCGCTCCCAATGATACAGCGAAACAGCCAGCTCGCGTCCTTTTTCGCCCATTCTTTTCATCAAAGATGTATTGGATAATATTTGGGCGATCTTGTCGGCGAAATCGCTTGGGTTCTCTGGGTTTTCCACGATCAGGCCATTTTCATTCGCCAAAATGACTTCTGGATTGCCGCCTCTGGCTGTCGTGACGATCGGAAGGCCTGCCGCCATGGCTTCGTAATGGACGCGCGCCAACGGCGGTTGGCTGCCTGTCGCCTGCTTTCGCGTCCCTTGGCCGATGATTTCGCTGTAAAACATATGCGGAAACATAGCATCGGCTAAGTAGACGCTTTGATACGAAGCATAGAGCGGACAAATGGAGAAATAGATTTCAAATAATGACCGAATTCTTTTGGACACGTTGTTTCCCGGTGTGCATCCAGTATGTCGGTCGGTTCGGGGAAGGACGGCGAATGGGGAGGGATCCAATCGTCGAATAGGCTGTGTTTGTGAAAACGGGCCAACCATTCAATCCGTTGCTGGAATGAGGGCTTGCTTCCGCTTGAGGAAACGTACTCCATCAAGTAGTAATAGTGTTTTTTCGTTGAACGTAAGGTTGCTTTGTTTTTGTCCGGATCATTTTTGGGACGTGAAATCCAGTTTCATACAGTTTGGAATGAAGCAAAATCGGGAAAGGTGTTTTATCCTCATTCAGCCGTTTTAGTACGCACCTCTCACCCGTTTTTTTGTTTTGCAGAAGCCATACTTTTTCCTTTTTTAGCTCGCCGGCGATATCCACCTCGGTTTCCGACAGGCCGTAGCTGTGCAACACTTCAAACAACAGGCGGGATCGTTTTGAGGCCACGATCAGTTCCTCCTAGCGCCAATGGTCGGTTAATAAGAGTGTATGTAAAGGGAAACGAGTTGGTATAGACAGGTGCACTAGGCCATGGCGAAAAGGGGCGGCAAAAAATAAGGCCGACCGGGCTCTTTGGCTCTGGCCGGCAAGGCTTTTCTTGATTATTCTTCCTCGTCCTCGAGCTGTTTTTGTGAATCGGAACGCATGGAAGCGGGGAGATTGATCGAGGTGATGGAGGCCGCATTGATGGCCAGCGTGCGCCCTCCCTCTTCATAAAAGCGGTCAACAAGCAGCGAAACAGTGTTGGTTCGCGGTTTAAAACCGAGAAAAACTGCATTGTAGTATGTTTCCTTGACCGTGTGCACGTTCACTTCTGTGTTGGGCGGGAGCGCCGTCAGCTGGTCGTACAGGGCGCGGGAAAGGCGGGGGCGGGTCGGCCGCCGCTCAAAAAAGACACGGTACATTGTGTCGCCTCCTTTCTTGTCTCTTGTATTAAAAACCTATACTCCATCATATGATTGGCATAGGAGAGCGTTTGGGTAAACGTCCGCACCGGAGCAGGTTCGCCTGCTGCCGGGCCGAGGAGGCGGAAAAAGTGCACGCCTCCTTTTGCGGCCGCAGCGAGCGGAAAGGGGAGAGGAACGTGGATGACCCGTTTTCCTTTATTCTTCTTTGTTTAGCCAGCTTTCGTCTGACGAGGCTCATCGTATACGATACGATCACCGCCTGGCTTCGCCGGCCTTTCCATGAATGGGTGGAGGAGGAGCTTCCGGACGGAAGAAAAGAAGTATTTCTCATTTTGAAGGGCAGCGGATTGCGGCGCTGGATCGGCGAACTGCTAAGTTGCTACTGGTGCACCGGGATATGGTGTGCAGCGTTTTGTTATATTGGGGTTGTTGCTTGGCCGGCCGTTTTCCAGCCACTGATCGTGCTGCTCGCAGTCGCCGGCGGGGCGGCGCTGATTGAAACGGTTGTCAGCAAGTGGCTCTCGTAAGGGGAGAGATGCTATATAGATGCAACAAAGAAGTTTAACATATCCTTGACAGAAAAGTGGTTTGCCCATTTTCGACTGTCGAAGGCAAGCGTGCGGCTTGCCTCCGTCACGCCTTAGCGTGACGGAAGACCGAACAACGACTCGCTTCACAGACCCATTCATGGGTCTTTAAGCGGCGTTGTTCGGTCACTCGACAGTCGGATGCAATGACCGGCAAAGACGAAAAATGTTAAAGCTTTAAATTGCATCTATATAGCTTGCGTCATCCGGACCGGCTGTAGCGGAAAGCTGCCGCCTGGATGGCTGGCCGACGGCTTCCGCCGGTGGGAGATTGTGTTTCGGTTGGTCTTGGACACTTGAAGCATCATGCCCCCGCTGCTGCTGTCAAGCAAAGATCGTTGCTGCCGACAAGACGAGGCCGGCTGAAGCCGGCCGGGAAAAGCAGCCGCTCCATTGGATGGGGCGGGCTCCGTTTACCATTGGACGGCGATGCGGTTGGCCGCGGCGGCTCCTTTGGGCAGTTCAGCGCCATATACGAAGCCGTCGACTGTCAGGGAGCGGACGTTGCCGGACGGTCGAACCGCAATCTCAAACTGGGAAAAGCGCCGTTCTTCACCTGGTTCAATGGGGACGCCATGGAGCGGGGCAATCCAATATTCGCCGTTTTGCCGCACTTTTTCCCGCCAGTTTTCTTGGATGAACGTCCAACCTTCGGCGCCGCTGTCAGCCAGCCCCTCCTGTGCGGCGCGCCCGCTTTGGGGGAGCGCAATTTTTCCGCTCAGCACCGCTGCTTTCGGCGGCGAGATGCGGAGGCAGACGACCGGATGGTGAAGCGGCGCGGTTCCGCTGTTGCGGATGATGAAGTCGCCAATCACGACAATTTCTTCTTCATCAAGGTGCGTCGGGATCATAACCGAGTAATGAAACAGCGCCAGCACGGAAGCGGCTGGATCGGCGCCGGTGGTTTGTTGCGGTCCGGAGACGCGATGCTCTGCCTCTTCGAGCGCGATTTCATACAACAAAAGCTGGCGCTCCAAGGCCGCGATCTTTTTCTTGTACATTTCGGCGTTGACTGTTTCGGCTTCACGCAATTTTTCTTTTAGATAGGCGCTGCGCATTTTTTCTTTTTCCAGTTCGGCCTCAAGCTGCTTGATCTGTTGCCTGCACGAGGCGGCTTCAGACCGGTAGTGAATAATTTGTTGCTGCAGGCGGAGGTGCCGGTCATCATTCGCATTTTTCACTCGTTTTCCACTCCTTCCATTTTTATCTTATGTATACGCGGAAGGCAAGTGCCATATAAAAAAGGCTGTTGTTGAGAACAACAGCCTAAGTGGTGCGGGACGTTACATTGCTGGGAATACGTCCGGGCATTGTGGCGGGAATTTGGTTGTCGGGCACAGCGTAGCTTCGGCAAGTTCTTCGCGCGGTTGGCAGAAGCAGGCTTCAACTTCGATTTTGACGTCAGCTTCCACTTGGACTTCAAGGCATAAGGTGATGGAAACGTCGAGTTGAGTGAAGTTGTCCGTGCAAACTAAGCTTGTATCGCATTCAAAGAAGGAAATATGGCAATTGAGCTGCGTGCCTTCCGGAGCGCATAAGATGAATGTTTGCGCCGTGGCAAACGGAATCGGCGCCGATTGGCAAATCACCGTGCCGGTCGGGCTGACAATTTGCACAACGACGTGTCCTTTGACGAGCGCTTTGACTTTTTGCAATGTCACGGTCTCCCCGGAAGGAAGGGTGACGTTGACGGGCTGCCGGCCGTTTGGCTGCATGATTTCTTGGCAAATCAGCGCATCCTGGTCAACAACCGGATCGATTGGATTTCCGGCAGCGTCTGTCAAGAAACAACGAATGGCAAAGTTTTGCGGGTCCATGTTTTGCGCTGCCAAAAAGTCGCAAATCGTCCCGTCTCCCGGACAAGTGTCCGATGGGAAAATCGTTTCCAAATCATCGCCGCTGAAGCTTTTTAATGGCACGTCGATTTGCCGCGTCACCCAGTCATAAATTTTGCGTGTTCTGATGCATACCCTTTCCGTATCGCGATGGTAATGGCCCATTTTCTCGTTCCTCCTATCGTTCATTTGTTCCCCAACGCCTAATGGTTTGGGACTACTGTATACTATGAATGATATAGGTAAATGTGTTGGGACAGATGCGGATTTTTTATCGGCAGGCGTCTGCCGGACGATGAAATAAAGGGGGAGATGACGAATGAGAGAACAACGGGGAGCGGCGAAGGCAGGAACAAAAGGGATAGATGAACGGCGGCTGGCTGAGCGGATTGCTGAGCTGGAGCGCCGGCTCGAAGAAGCAGAGGCAGAAAATGTAGTGTTAAGGGAACTGGCTTACCAAAGCAATCAACGTTATGAGCAAATAAAGCAGCTGATGAAACAAAACGACGAACTTCGCCGCCAGCTGCAGCAGCTGCAAGGAGAGACGGGAGGAGTACGTGACGAAGAACGGCCGGACAGCTGGTTTTTCCGTACGCTGCGCCAAGAAAACGCGATTGTGCCCCACCCGGACGAGCACAAGGAAAAATGAGGCGCACCCTTGGCCGATAGGGCCATACAATAGCAGTAGCCATACATTTTTTTTCATCTGGAGGGATGAGGCCATGACGAAACCAATCTCGCCCAAACCGACGGCTTGGGCGCTCACCTCAACAACCCAGCCAGTGCGGCGCCCGAGAGGCTGCGGCTGCGGCCGGCCGCCGGTCGTAAAGAAATAGCACAAATCCGTGAGAAGCGCCTATACTCCGCTTCCTCTCCTTGCATAGTCTAACAGTGCAACTAGGCGAAAGGAAGGGGGGAAGGGCATGTCGGATCGGAAAAAAGCGAAAGTGATTCATGTCGATAAATTGATCATTCATGCCGATGACATCGTCATTATGCCGCGCGGCCGCATCCGCGATCCATGGTTGTTCCCGCACCGCGATGATACGGAAATGGAAGCCGTTGAAGATGCGCGGGACCGGGATAAGGAAGAACATGGTGAAGGAGGCTATGATCGAAACGAAGGAGAACAGAGACCGTTCTCGTGGATCTAGCCATAAAGCAAATGGGGGACGCCAACGGTGGAGCGTTTTAAAAATTACGGGCTTTGGCTGGCAATCGGATCGTTTGCCGTGATTGCGCTTGAGACATTCGGCGTCGACATTGATCTTGGCAAATATGAACAACTGTACCATGCCTTCTTAAGCATTTTGGTGATGGCCGGTATTTTAAACAACCGTCGCTCGGCCGCGGTTATTCCGATAAAGTTGATGACAAGTCGTAACCCGCATGGGCGCCTGCAGAAGGCGCCCTTTTTGTGCCCGGAAAGGCTGGAAAGGCGACAGAACGTTTTGCAGAAAATGACAATTATAATTTGGCGGCGAAAAAACCATTCTAAACATTGTCACCACCAATCTTACACCATATAAGGAGGACATGAATCATGACGGTTGCAACACAAGTGAAACAAACATTGGCGGGGTTAAAATCGGCTCAAGCGAGCTTCGAAACGTTTGCTTTGCAAACCGAAAACCAAGCCGCGAAACAGCTTTACCAACAAGCTGCCCAACAAACGCAGGCGGTCGTTGATTTGGTGAACTCGCGCATGCAAGAAATTCAAAACGAAGAGCCACAATATAAACAACAATAACCTTCGCTGAAGCGAATGGGATGGTTCAGGCGGAAAGGTTGGCACAGCACGCCAACCTTTCCCGACTTGGCGGAAATACATAAAAACGAATGGGTTGATGAAGATGAAAAAATGGTGGTTGGCGGCCGTCGTTGCGATGATCGCGGTCGGCGGCTGCGCCAAAGAAGAAACGGAACAAAAACAATCGCTGCAAGGGGCAAACCTACTGAGAACCCAAACGTCCGGGACGGCGAAACATGCGGAGCTGAACCAAGGTCCGGCCGAGCGGGCGGCCAGCTATTTGCGCGGGCGCGACGATGTTCGGGACGTGGTGGCGGTCAACAGCGTGGATCGGTTGCTCATTGCTTATCAAATTCCCCATATGAAGCGGTGGAGTCGAAAACAAATTGAGAAAGACATTGACCAAAAACTGCGCGACCTGTTTCCTGGCTATGATGTTGTTTCCTCGAGCGATTTGAAAATTTTTTGGAAGACGAAGGAATTAAAAGCCAACATGGACAATCGACGCTGGGATGAACGAAAAGTCAATCGGGAAATCAAGCGCATTGAAAAGCTAAGCAAAGAGCAAACATAAGAGGTGTCATTATGGCGAATGAAAAACGGAAAAAGCTGACCCCGGTTCAGCAGGAATATCATTTATTCGAAAAAGAGCGGGAAACGAAGCGTCCTATTGTTCGAAACTGTGTTTGCGCGTTTCTCGTTGGCGGAATCATTTGCACGATCGGGCAGGCGATCTCTTATTTCTATATGTACTTCTTTGATTTCACCGAGCAAACGGCAGGCAATCCGACGGTGGCGACGATGGTCTTTTTGTCGATGATTTTAACTGGGTTTGGCGTTTATGACCGGATCGCCCAATTCGCTGGGGCGGGAAGCGCCGTGCCGGTGACAGGGTTTGGCAACGCCGTCATCTCGGCGGCGATTGAGCACCGGACGGAAGGATTTGTGTTAGGCGTCGGATCGAACATGTTCAAGCTCGCCGGATCGGTCATCTTGTTCGGTACGTTTTCCGCCTTTGTTATCGCTCTTGTCAAAACGATTGCGACCCAGTGGGGGGGATTGTAATGCTGAAAGGGCACCGCACATGGGTGTTTGCGAACAAGCCGGCAATCATCGCAACAGCGGCGGTCGGCGGGCCGTTTGAGGCGAACGGCCGCCTCGCGGAAGACTTTGATCTTCTTCACGAAGATTTATGGCTCGGAGAGGAGTCGTACGAGAAGGCGCACCGCGTGCTCATGGAAGAAGCAGCGTTTCAGGCGATGGAAAAGGCCGGATTAGAGAAGGAAAACGTACAGTTTCTCATCGCCGGCGATTTGATCAACCAGATGACGCCGACAAGTTTTGCCGCTCGAACGCTCGGCATGCCGTACCTTGGCATTTTTGGCGCCTGCTCAACCTCCATGGAAGGGCTTGCGCTCAGCGCTTTTATTACCAACTATGGCGGGGCAGACTATATCTTAACCGGTGCGTCAAGCCATAACACCGCTGTCGAAAAGCAGTTCCGCTATCCAACCGAATACGGCGGGCAAAAGCCGCCGACAGCGCAGTGGACGGTAACGGGAGCTGGCGTGGCGATCGTCAGCCCGAAAGGGGACGGGCCGCGCGTGACGGCAGCGACGATCGGCCGCGTTGTGGATATGGGGCTTGCCGACCCGTTCAACATGGGTGGAGCGATGGCGCCGGCGGCGGTCGATACGATTGAGGCGCATTTGCGCGACATGCAAATCGATGCATCGTATTACGATTTGATCGTCACCGGCGATCTAGGGCGAATCGGACGCCAAGTCTCCCTTGACTTGCTGCGTCAGCACGGCATTGACATCGATGAAGAGCGCTACCAAGATTGCGGACTTCTCATTTACCGTGACGGACAGCCGGTTTTATCCGGAGCGAGCGGGGCGGCTTGTTCCGCTGTCGTCGTTTACGGGCATCTCATCAAACGGATGCGCCGCGGCGAACTGAAGCGCATTTTGGCGGTGGCGACAGGGGCGCTGTTATCGCCATTGTCGTTTCAGCAAAACGAAACGATCCCGTGCATTGCCCATGCGGTGGCGATCGAGTACGGAGGTGAGGCGTAGCGTGTTGGCCATGTTTTTTTGGGCGTTTGTCGTCGGCGGGCTGATTTGCGTGATCGGGCAAATTTTGATGGATGTGTTTAAACTGACACCTGCGCATACGTTGACGATTCTCGTCGTCGTCGGGGCGATTTTGGATGGATTCGGTTTGTATGAGCCGCTCATTAATTTTGCCGGCGCCGGGGCGACGATTCCGATTACGAGCTTTGGAAACGCGCTCGTTCACGGCGCGATGCAAGAGGCGGAAAAACACGGCATTATCGGCGTATTGACCGGCATGTTTGAAGTGACGAGCGCCGGCATCTCCGCGGCGATCGTCTTTGGGTTTATCGGGGCGCTCTTGTTCCGCCCGAAAGGATAGGAGGGATCTTCCATGACCGTTGCTTCGCAGGTGAAACAAACGTTGGCGAGCTTAAAAGGCATTCACGCTGGGCTGCAACAGCTGGCGCTCACTTCCCAGGATGAAACGGCGCAGCGGACGTTTCATGAAGCGATGCTTGCGACAGAGGAGATCATCGCGGACATCAAAGACCGGATCGGCCGGCTCGAGTTCGAGGAGCCGCAATATCACGGAAAGTAAGGAGCATGATCGATGCCTATATGGTTAGAAACCGCCATTCGTTCGATTTGCATTTTAATCGGGTTGTTTGTGATCACCCGCATTCTCGGCAAAAAGCAATTATCAAAATTGTCGTTTTTTGAATACATCGTCGGCATTACCGTCGGCGATATTGCTGGAACGATGTCGGTCGATTTAGGAATTTCGTTGCAAGAAGGCATCACCAGCATTTTGATTTGGTCGCTGTTTCCAGTGGCTGTCGCTCGTCTCTCGCTGCGCAACAAGAAATTTCGCGATTTTGTCGAGGGCAATTCCACGGTTTTTATTAAAAACGGCAAAATTTTAGAGGAAAACTTGAAACGGGAGAAATATACGGTTGACGAGCTGCTCGAACAGCTGCGCAAAAAAGATGTGTTCCGCGTCGCCGACGTCGAGTTTGCGGTGCTTGAGCCAAACGGCGACTTGAACGTGTTGCTGAAGCGGGAAAAGCAGCCGCTCACCGTCGGAGATGTGTTCCCAAACCCACCGCGGGAAAAAGAGCCGCAAACGGTCATTATGGACGGCATGATTTTGGATGAGCCACTCGCTACGATGGGGCTTGGCCGCGGCTGGCTGAAGGAACAGCTTGACAAACAAGGAGTGGCGATTGAAAATGTGTTTCACGCCCAAGTCGATTCATACGGACAGCTGACGATCGATTTGTACGATGATAAGATCCAAATTGCCGAGCCGCAGGAGAAAAAG is a window from the Geobacillus stearothermophilus ATCC 12980 genome containing:
- a CDS encoding DUF1657 domain-containing protein — its product is MTVASQVKQTLASLKGIHAGLQQLALTSQDETAQRTFHEAMLATEEIIADIKDRIGRLEFEEPQYHGK
- a CDS encoding CotO family spore coat protein encodes the protein MRKQNVVETEPLLYIVQPKAMRAAAHMQETFMWTSRTQQEEEGNSNDERDGEEEPTEFFAKKEFQAMALDERLAFLAELPGHLPPLKCQFVTQEQSYEGVLKQCTADELVIADERGNETVIGRAALVSVTMIGFVP
- the spoVAC gene encoding stage V sporulation protein AC — translated: MANEKRKKLTPVQQEYHLFEKERETKRPIVRNCVCAFLVGGIICTIGQAISYFYMYFFDFTEQTAGNPTVATMVFLSMILTGFGVYDRIAQFAGAGSAVPVTGFGNAVISAAIEHRTEGFVLGVGSNMFKLAGSVILFGTFSAFVIALVKTIATQWGGL
- the spoVAD gene encoding stage V sporulation protein AD, translated to MLKGHRTWVFANKPAIIATAAVGGPFEANGRLAEDFDLLHEDLWLGEESYEKAHRVLMEEAAFQAMEKAGLEKENVQFLIAGDLINQMTPTSFAARTLGMPYLGIFGACSTSMEGLALSAFITNYGGADYILTGASSHNTAVEKQFRYPTEYGGQKPPTAQWTVTGAGVAIVSPKGDGPRVTAATIGRVVDMGLADPFNMGGAMAPAAVDTIEAHLRDMQIDASYYDLIVTGDLGRIGRQVSLDLLRQHGIDIDEERYQDCGLLIYRDGQPVLSGASGAACSAVVVYGHLIKRMRRGELKRILAVATGALLSPLSFQQNETIPCIAHAVAIEYGGEA
- a CDS encoding YhcN/YlaJ family sporulation lipoprotein yields the protein MKMKKWWLAAVVAMIAVGGCAKEETEQKQSLQGANLLRTQTSGTAKHAELNQGPAERAASYLRGRDDVRDVVAVNSVDRLLIAYQIPHMKRWSRKQIEKDIDQKLRDLFPGYDVVSSSDLKIFWKTKELKANMDNRRWDERKVNREIKRIEKLSKEQT
- the spoVAE gene encoding stage V sporulation protein AE yields the protein MLAMFFWAFVVGGLICVIGQILMDVFKLTPAHTLTILVVVGAILDGFGLYEPLINFAGAGATIPITSFGNALVHGAMQEAEKHGIIGVLTGMFEVTSAGISAAIVFGFIGALLFRPKG
- a CDS encoding spore coat protein regulator protein YlbO; translation: MREQRGAAKAGTKGIDERRLAERIAELERRLEEAEAENVVLRELAYQSNQRYEQIKQLMKQNDELRRQLQQLQGETGGVRDEERPDSWFFRTLRQENAIVPHPDEHKEK
- a CDS encoding DUF421 domain-containing protein; the encoded protein is MPIWLETAIRSICILIGLFVITRILGKKQLSKLSFFEYIVGITVGDIAGTMSVDLGISLQEGITSILIWSLFPVAVARLSLRNKKFRDFVEGNSTVFIKNGKILEENLKREKYTVDELLEQLRKKDVFRVADVEFAVLEPNGDLNVLLKREKQPLTVGDVFPNPPREKEPQTVIMDGMILDEPLATMGLGRGWLKEQLDKQGVAIENVFHAQVDSYGQLTIDLYDDKIQIAEPQEKKLLLAAMKKMQADLELYALQTNSEEAKTLYERNAAKMAELVQKVEPLLRN
- a CDS encoding DUF1657 domain-containing protein is translated as MTVATQVKQTLAGLKSAQASFETFALQTENQAAKQLYQQAAQQTQAVVDLVNSRMQEIQNEEPQYKQQ
- the fabI gene encoding enoyl-ACP reductase FabI encodes the protein MVLSLEGRTYVVMGVANKRSIAWGIARSLHAAGARLVFTYAGERFEKEVRALVDTLGDERSLLLPCDVAKDEDIVQCFAQIKEQVGVIHGVAHCIAYANKEDLSGEYMNVSREGFLLAHNISAYSLTAVAREAKELMTEGGSIVTLTYLGGERVVQNYNIMGVAKASLDASVKYLANDLGKYGIRVNAISAGPIRTLSAKGVSDFNSILKQIEERAPLRRTTTQEEVGDVALFLFSDLSRGITGEIIHVDSGYHILGY
- a CDS encoding DUF1360 domain-containing protein — translated: MDDPFSFILLCLASFRLTRLIVYDTITAWLRRPFHEWVEEELPDGRKEVFLILKGSGLRRWIGELLSCYWCTGIWCAAFCYIGVVAWPAVFQPLIVLLAVAGGAALIETVVSKWLS